One Glandiceps talaboti chromosome 2, keGlaTala1.1, whole genome shotgun sequence genomic region harbors:
- the LOC144453646 gene encoding uncharacterized protein LOC144453646 produces MEGGGFERVCSQESVQYESDAMKHRKAYWELRSKQYKDFYVRSVMLFGTREAAEEESRLEIEQYMSALPSLEGKVVCDLPAGIGRYTGLLAKKAKHVTAVDLIESYTRINKEKHGYLGNIDFVTDDAINLKFQAESFDLMFCNYLMQYLDDSEARMFAANALTWLTEGGYLFTRDENEVINDFNELPVSYPTVSRSLSSYKDILSGTRIPAKNKDENYQFSLVSMSQVQSVKVVSNLTAKRLL; encoded by the exons CTGTCCAATATGAAAGTGACGCAATGAAACATCGCAAAGCTTATTGGGAATTACGTTCTAAACAATACAAGGATTTCTATGTCAGAAGTGTAATGCTTTTTGGAACACGTGAAGCTGCCGAAGAAGAGAGCAGGTTGGAAATCGAACAGTACATGTCGGCGCTTCCATCATTAGAAGGAAAAGTGGTTTGTGATCTGCCTGCTGGAATCGG aCGATATACTGGGCTTCTAGCTAAGAAAGCCAAACACGTGACAGCCGTTGATCTCATAGAATCATACACTCGAATAAACAAGGAAAAGCATGGTTACCTGGGAAATATTGACTTCGTCACGGATGACGCAATTAATCTGAAATTCCAAGCAGAAAG TTTTGATTTGATGTTCTGTAACTACTTGATGCAGTACCTGGATGATAGTGAAGCGAGGATGTTTGCTGCTAACGCTCTCACTTGGCTCACAGAAGGCGGGTACCTCTTCACACGAGATGAGAACGAAG TGATTAACGACTTTAATGAATTACCAGTGTCCTACCCTACTGTCAGTCGATCTCTATCATCGTACAAAGATATCCTTTCTGGAACACGTATTCCTGCCaaaaataaagatgaaaattACCAGTTTTCGTTGGTGTCGATGAGTCAAGTACAGTCTGTGAAAGTAGTAAGCAATCTAACAGCAAAACGTTTACTGTGA